The Phocoena sinus isolate mPhoSin1 chromosome 8, mPhoSin1.pri, whole genome shotgun sequence nucleotide sequence AAAATTTGCACTTCTCAGAATGACAGTAGCCTCCTTTCCCCCTGTTCCCATCTTACTTTTCCAGTATAATATCTCTAATTTTTCCACATACCATATTATTCAGCTACTTTACTTGGTGTCTCTCATTgattttatgtacttttaaagCCTCTGTTTCACTCTATTTCTGTTGTCTGAtttgatttttgccatttttctttttagtaacacatttttaaatgaagctgTTTATGCTTTGTCAGGCCAAAAGAAGTATTCCCTCTTCAATGTTCCCAGACTTCTTGAAAGACCTTTAGAACTGGACCATTTCCAGTTCAGAAAGGTTTGACTGAGACCTCTGAGTTGTATCTATTTAAGATAATAAGGTATCTTATATCACTCCTTTAACTACATTAAGATAAGACTCCCTTGGATGCAATAGGCATACATGTGAAGAGTCATTGCCTTCTGCTATGTCTGGCcgccgcctttttttttttttttggccttcttGACATAGACAGATCTGAACTTGGGAAAGGATTATATTATAACATTGGTTTAGGCTTTCAGAGTTGATACTCATTGTTCATCTCTTAAACAAAGTACTTTCAAACTTCTTGTCCACTCCCCTGGCAACTCAGCTTTTCATCTTAGATTTGATCCAAAGGGAACGAAGCTGATGCAGAACTTGCCATTTCCCTTCCTAAGGGAGCCAACAAGGATGTAGGGCTTTTAACTCTAACACAGTTGAAGAATGAGGGTGTGGATAATCTGGAGCAGATCTGAAATGGGGTTATAGAAGAGGATGCAATTGTCAGTGTCAGACTTCATTATGGAATCTGTCAAGCAAGGGGATCTCTTGGAGAAAAGGACATTCCTGAGAGGGGTTATAAGAAGAGTTAGCGCTGAGGTGGGTGGTACCATATCACATGatcaacacatttatttattcacttgttcaataaaacttcatgaaaaaattaaaaatgcctttttcatgtatttttgccCTAGATTTTCCTCTTTGTTAATTCATAATTTGCCTAGAAAAaccctatatattttttcaagatgaaataaaaacattctccCCTTTGTAGAGGTTTGTCCGATCTTCCCAGGACAGTTCTGGCAAGAACGGATTTGCAGTCCCTAGTAATCTCTTGCACTGAACTTTATTATGGTATGTGTAAGTCTACAGTCAACTGTGTATTTACATGCCTTTATCCTGGCACAAGATTGTGAGTTTCTATAAAGAACTGACCATATTTAACATATTTCTCAGTCTTTAATCCACAGCACTGCTTCTAGTACAAAGTAAATGGTGAACATCCATTTGTACTGTGAAGAAGCCTGATGGTCTTCCCACTGTATTAGCATAGACTAAGAATTTTCAGTGTTTGCTGAGGGTAGCAGGTTCCTATGAGGCTATAGAAAGTGTCTTTTATGGTACCCAGACCCTGCGATATTTCATAATTACATCAGCCTTGGTCTTTGCCCCTCAGGACCCTGAACATGGCCTCCCTGATGGGCTTGGACTTGACATTGTAGATGATGGGGTTGAGCACAGGGGGCACCGGCAGGTACACATAGGCAACAAGGGCATGTACAATGGGGGGCAGGTGCCTCTCAAAACAGTGGATCATGGACATGGTGATACCTGGaataaagaagacaaagatgGCCAGGATATGGGAGACACAGGTGTTGAGGGCCCGATGAGCTCCCTGGGAGAGGCCAGCCCCAGGACCGTGGGCAGGATGAGAGTGTAGGACAGGACAATGAGCAGGGAATCTATGCCCCCAGGGGACAGTACCACGTAGAACCCATAGAGGATGTTTATGGTGATGTCAGCACAGGCTCTTCTCATCACGTCAGGATGGAAACAGAATGAATGGGATAAGAGGGTCTTATTAGGGCAGAAGTTCAGACATTTAAGTAGGAATGGCACTGGGAAGAGAGACAGGGTAGCACAGGCCATAATGGCCAGCCCCATCCTGATGATGACATTGTTTGTGAggacagctgcatagcacagggggttGGAGATGGCCACAAAGTGGTCAAATGACATGGCCAGGAGCACTGAGGACTCCACCATGGAGAAAGAGTGGAGGAAGAACATTTGGACCAAGCAGGCATTGAAGCCAATGAGCTAATGGTCAAACGAGAGCACAGCCAGGGTGGTGGGCATTGTGGACAAGGTGAGGCCCACAACGGTGACCACCAGTATGGACAGGAAGTAGTACATGGGCTGGTGCAGGTTGGGGGTCCTCCTCACAGCCAAGAGGATCAGGCAGTTTCCAGTGAGGGCTGGGCTGCTGTGTACATGGAGGAGAAGGGGATGGAGATCCAGCCATGAACAGCCTCCAGCCCTGGGATGCCAATCATCAGGAAAGCAGGTGGCTGGAAGAAGGAGATGTTGCCAGAGGACCAGGAAGGGAGCATCCTTGTGGGATAGATGAGGTCTCCAGAAAGATGTGGTCTCTTCAATCTGGGCAGACACTTAGAGGATCCAGGAtgataggaaagaaaaatctagTATTGAATCCCAATTCTAAAAATCAATTCCATAACTGGTTATACTATTCACCAATATGTTTAAAACctaataatgataacaatttaAATCTTCACTGACTCCCTATTATATTATATTCCATATACTATGTTAATGCATTTGCCTAGATTTtctcactttattataaaaatcataaatttctttttaaggccGTTCCCTCTCAGCCACAGTATTGGGCCCTAAGAGTCATGtcattattacattattttatctaTCCTGCAAAAGTTCATCAGCCTTAACATTGAGCTCTGGTATGAGCTGATGAAATGAAATTTCTCTGCAGGAAACAGTGATTAGAGTTCAGAGAAACTGGTCATTGTCTACTTGTTGGCCAAATTGAGGATGTGTTATTTCCATGTGCAtagggagaaaaggagaataCCTGTTTGGAGAGAGATAAGGATCATTGAATCAGATATGCAGAAAGAGGCAAAGATGAGAGTTCCTGTAGTCCCATAGAGAGAGTGTCTGAAAGAGTGAGaagctgctttttttcccccatggagATGGCTTTGCACTTCCTGAAACCAGGTCTTCCTAAGGTCACATGTTTTTCTTGCTCTTGTATGATACATTTTTGAGTATAATAAATTGATTTGCACTTAAGCATTTTTGACTGAATTTCTCCATCTCAGAATCAACAGAGACTTTGGACAAGGCCATCTTCCCCCTcctattatacagatgaggaaactgagactcaactCTAGTGGCTGACTTCTGAATGAACGGCTCATATATTGTAGTCCTGGATATTGAATCTGAGTCTCTCTCATTCCAAATCCAATATTCTTTTCTGTGACCTCTTCCTTAAATGAGACAAAGTATGTGAAAAATTATCTGAAGTGCAAAGCACCACAGAcatgatttttgttgttattgtctaACATGTTGTATATCTCTAAATCTTTCACTGTATATTATTCCTTTAATCTTCACGATTATCCTGTGATGTAGACCCCGAAGGGATTACTATCCCTACTTTAGGGATGAtgtaactgaggctcaggaaagaGACTGATTTATGTTACTCCCCTGCTTAACGCCCTTCAATCATTCCCCAGTGCACTCTGATAAAATGCTTGTGATATGATGACATATGATGATATTGacccatcattttttaaataaaatgttattggagtatagttgatttacaatgttgtgttagtttcaggtgtacagcaaagtgaatcagttatacatatgtccactctttttttttttttttttggattcttttcccgtataggctattacagagtattgagtagagttccctgtgctatcagggttcttattagttatctattttatatacagtagtgtgtatacatcagtgccaatctcccagtttatccctcccaaCTCCTATCATCTTGTATCTGCCTAACTCTCCACCCTTATCACATAACGGACTAACGCTTGCTCAGTATTCTTTAACCACACTGACCTTACTTCAGTTTATTAAAAAAGCCAAGTTACTTCTTCACTTTGGGGCTTTCCTGTTCATCCAATATCCCTCAGTTTGCTTTTCTCATGGCTGGCTCCTCAGTCTTTAGATCTTAAGTATCATTTTCCCAGAGACCATTTGGGATGACTTTCACTAAGTAGGTGCCCAGAGCCCATTATCCTTACCCCACACgttcttaatttcctttataCCATTctacacattttataattttatgattgCTTCTTTCCTTGAAATCTTTTGTTCTCTCTTGCTAGACGGTATGAGCCATGAATAGATCAGCCATATGGTTTTATTTGCTGACACATAGCTCTTGCATAGTGCAATGCCTGGAACAGAGCAGATTCTCAAATATTTGcttgtttgaataaataaatgacagaatCAATAATCAAATCTACAAACTCatgaaagagaggaaataaaagaaaatttctgtttccttatcctCCAGATACTAGGATCAGTGGTTGATTTTGAAGAAGAGTGTGGTTGAGGTCTTCCCAGACAATAATGCATCATAGAATCAGAAACATATTTGATTTATGGATGACTGGGCATAGAAGAAATTTCCAATGAAGTGTTTGGTTAAATGCgtgaaaaaatgaatttataacaGGTCAACAATGAATCTCAAGTATTTGGGTCTATCCATACTCTGCTTTGAGAAGTGTGATGGGGGCTCTCACAGACATTATGTGTACTTACAATCTTACCATTGGATGATCTGCATAGAATTAAAGATAATGGATGTCTTTTCATCAACTCATTCTATCTGCCCAATATGCCTTACATCTATGCTCTCCTTCCCATTTTTCAGCCCCTAATTCAATTGCTCATAATCTCATCATTTctcttatggttttcttagggtggCTGCTTGGCTGGTATCATTTCTCTCCACCAGTCCCCTCCTCTTGCAGATTTCTTGAACTGCTTTAATCAGCTCAATTTTCCTAAGGCACCGCATTGAAATTGGCATATCCCTGCTCCACTGAACTTCTTAATCATTCTCTAGGCCAGTCCATCAGTGCATTCAGCTGGAGCTCTGTACTGTCACTTGGATGTATATTCCTTCAAGGCTCTAGCATCTCTGGGGCAACTGCAATGGCAGAGACCCTTGGTTTTCTCTCCATGGTTTGTAATTGCTGGAGTAAAACTATCATACAGCATGAAACAGACATGATGCATTTCAACTCATTTTAATGTAGAGAATTAGAGAAGAGATTTCTGGACCCAGCTATGCCACTATATCATTGAGTTGTGCTTGTTATATAAGACACATATTAGAAATTAGTCAAGTTTTGATGAACAATGAATTCCCTCAACTCTGAAACAACATCGTGAGACAGATCTTTCTCCATGTATATCagtgaagacactgaggcttggagaagtcaAGTGTCTAGTGAGGAGAGAGTGTAGAATGATCTAATCTTGGTTCTGTTTGCCAGAAAATACCTTGTTCTTCCAAATCTGTTTGTCACAGATTGCACCCTGGTGCCAGGCTTACTAAAAATTTGTTAGTTTCTCCTTATGctgctccatttcctcacctgtaaaagggaACTGGACTAGATTATCCATCTTTCTAATTCTGGCATTCTATGATTGCAAGATCCAGTGGTCCTGAAatagagttattttttaatttcccacctctttattctgtttttttcccctcctctaaATACCCTTGCCCTAAGGTTTTCTTGCTCCTAACCTTTTGTTTTTGCTAAACAACCCTCCCCCACACccaaccatttcttttttttttttttttttgcgatacgcgggtctctcactgttgtggcctctcccgttgcggggcatgggctccggacgcgcaggctcagcggccatggctcacgggcccagccgctccacggcacgtgggatcctcccggaccggggcacgaacccgtgtcccttgcatcggcaggcggactctcaaccactgcgccaccagggaagcccccaaccatttctttcttccctgcttGTTCATTCATGTCTCTTAGAAACCCCATTCAATCATTCAGTCGCTTACATGGTAATTTctgatttctctctcctctcagctAGCTTGAGCCTCCCAAGAACAGTAATTCTGATTTATATTGATAAGGCTCCATTCAGCACAATGTATGGCATATCTTGGGAATTTGGTtgttttgatgaatgaatgaatgaatgaaaattttactAGAGAGATTTGCAGACTATACTTGGGTGTTGCCAAGCAcgaacatttctatttttctagaaTGGCAGCCCAGAAAAGATTCTGTATCCTTAACCATTACCAATTCAGATCATTAATATAGGCGTCATTCTTAGAAGTAAAGTCTGGGACTCTGAGCCCTTCTCTGAGCGAATCAGAAGCCTCAGCAAGAGATTCTCCTTGATCTCTCCCTTATGCAGAATATGAAACTACCATTGAGGATACTCAGTACCCCTGTGTCCATATTTCTCTGCTACCTCTGCcttctgtcatttatttctatttgacTCTTAttttggaggaggagaggaggaggtaaAAGAGGTGCCCTCCAGGACTCTGGGCATAGAGAAGGGTCTGAGTCTCACTCAGTCCTGGCTACTCACCCTGGCTGCTTCCCCAGGCTGTTTTGTTGTACCATATCCTATAGAAGCCCAGGAAGACCCTGCAGCCAAGACACTCCCCTTTTATGCTGCTGCAGGGAAATGCAGCCCATCTCCAGGGACACCAAGCTTTGAGTCACAGAGAAATTACTCTCTGCTGAGCTTCACCCCTGGGATGGGAACATGTGATGAGAGGGTAAGGAAGATGGAGGAGGCTGAAGGGAGCTCTCAGGAGAAAGGAAGACCCAGGGAGATTAGAGACATGAGCCATCAGAACTCTGGAATATAGAGACTCTTTGGTTATCTAGCCCAGCCCTCTCTAAGACATGCTTTCAAAAGGTTCACTGACATGCTTCAGTGACCCATCTGTACTGTTTACCTCATTTTGAAAAAGAGGatctttctattttctggaaagaGACAGAGTTAGCCAACATGGGGGTGAGACTACTTGTGACTAATAACTAGATGGAACACTCAGTAGGTCATGAGAAAAGAAGCAATGCCTATGTCACAGAAGGAAAGATGCTTTTCACCAAAAGGGCTTTTAAGAACTGAAGGAACATGATGTTTGGACATGGATATTGAGATAACTAACCAAGGTTTTGGAAACCAGGAAGTGGTAAGTACTCTGAATACCCTGGTAACACATATACACATCACGGAGTGGGAGATAAAGTCCTCAAACATTAGGCCGCCTGACACATCAGTGAAGTTCTTATAGGTTTAGTGTTCTGTGTCCTGTCAGCATACCTTCTCCAAGGTAAAAGACATGCTATTGCACCTTGTCCTTCCTGCTGTCAGTAAAGAGGCACAGCACCTGTTAGTCTTCCTTGGATTTTAGAGAGAGCACATATACCCTTAGGAATAATTCAACAGGTGTGTAGCAGGCTGTCAGTTTTGAGAGGGCCTAGAACAAGAGAGGGCTTTGCAGCAGGTTTAGTCTGTGATGCAAGAATCTATGTCACTTGGGCCATATAACTTGGTAAAACCATGATGCCTGTTGTAGATAAATATGTGTGAAGTCTCCATAAAGCCCTAATAGGAGAGGTGCAGCACAGACTCCTAGGATTCTGGAGCAAGGCCGTGCTGTCTCCAGCAGAGTCCTCTCTGTTCAAAAGACAGGTATGGGAATGTTACTGGACCCTAATAGGAATTAAACACTTGATCATGGGACATCAAGTGACTATGTGACtaaaatttcctattttaaatgGCTATTGTCAGGCCTACCCATGTCGTAAGGGTGAGTACGGACAGTACTATGAATTATACTGGTACAAGTTTAGCAGGCACAAGTGAGTTACATAAACAGGTGGCCTAGACTTCCTGTCACCTGTCTCTTTTGCATCAATGCCTCTTCCTCAGCTGTACCTACAGTCTCATGGGGATTTCTCTATGTCTAACTGATGGAGGAGGAAGTAAGCTGGGCCTGATTCACGGTTGGAGTGGCTTAATATGTAGGTAGAAGTAAAACAAATAGTGCTGCCTCACTACAGTTTTATTCAGAGGTGGTCCTGAAGAATAGTGAGGAGGCCTGGAAGAAGAAATATTGGAAGATTGAAAACAAAAGTCTGGGGAAGATATGTGAATGGCTATATGAGAATGTAACTAAAATGTGCAAATCTATGTCTCACATTAATGCTCACCAGAGAGTCTCCATCCTAAAGGAAGCACTGAACAACCAGGTAAACAGGATGACAGAATGACACATCCAGTGCCCAACAAGCTTCTGTCCCTCTTCACCCCAGTGCCTGCATGATGGGCCCTTATACTGAGTGACCAGGGTGACAGAGATGGGGGTAAGCAACAGTCCAGTGAAATAAACTCCCTTTCCCCGAGGCAAATCTAGTTACTGCCACTGCTGAATGTCTGACTTGTTAACATTAGAGACCAACACGAATAAATTGCTTATAAAGGTGGCGCCTTCCTTAAGGAAAAGGTCTGGGTTGCTTGCTGTTGGGTAAGAAGTCTGACCATGAAAGGGTGGAATGTAGAATGGGTGGTAAAAGAGGGAAattatgaatattaattttacCTTGGGACCAGTCAGAGTAATGGGACCTCTAGATTGTTCCTCTATACATTTAGTTAtaaatctttttcctttccttctctttctgaaattGCCACCACCGTGAAGGATGAGTGATGGATGCAGTTAACTTAGTGTAAACCTGTGATCAGAGTGATGCCAGGTGAAGAGTATGGTGTACACTGAGTACCCCTCCCATAACCCTCAGTGCTCGCTGTTCTATCCTGACAGCATCCGCCTGCATCCCAATTATGAGTCCCCACTTGGAGGGTTTCTTTCCATCACACAGGGGCAGACATGAAGTGCTAGGGAGCAGCTTTCAGCCAATGACAAACGGAAGGGTAAATATCTCACCTTCCTGGCTCCACAGTGGTGATAACTGAAGTATATGCTACACTGTGTTTCCAAATTACTCCTTGAGTTTTCACCCCTCTTATTCACACAGGTAACACGTTCAATCACTCACCCTTACTGGTTtgcttacttctctctctctatattttAACAATACTTCCTGGAAAAACCTCTCGAATAAACTACTTGTAATTAAGTCTTGTCTCAAAATTTGCTTCTGGGAGAAATCAACCTAAGAGTCTTACATACAGCCCTAAGAGTTTTAGACTTTAGGAAGAAGGCATTTGCCAAACTGTGCCATTAAACTTCtcaattttcctcttcttatatcCACCTTGATTTCCTCTAAGGGTAGTCCCCCGAACTTTGACCAATGGTCACGgggatattttctttaaatttcatcaCAAACTATAAAAACTAGGGGAAGAAATGAAACTTTAGGAACTATATTTGCTTAAAGAAATGTACTTTATTTTGGATTTCAAGAACCTTGttattccttttcctcattttattatcTTATCCCTCCTGTGGTGGAATGAAGgaagtattattatccctatGTTGCAAATGCAGAAACTAATACTCTGACTTAAGAAAGTGTTTTTCAAAAGAACACAGGGAAGAAGATAATATCAAGGTCAGTACTAGAATCTAAGTCTTCTGATGTCTAGTCTAATATTCTTTCCATCGGTTCACAGCCTATTTCAACTTAATAAAAAACTCTAAAGTTTCAGCAGACCTAGAATACTGAGTTCTCTTCTGGGTGTGGTTCTGCCCTTTTAGTCTTTGGAAAATTCACTCTGGCAAATCGTCACCAAGCACAAATTCTCTGCTGGGCCTTTACTTCTAGgagacaaataggaaaaaaaaaaagtccttgataTGGGAGTCATTATCACTAGAATATAAAGTAGAAGATAGTAAGTGCTGTATAAACATACAAAGATCCCTTTAAGATCTCACTTCAAAATCCCATTTGCTCTTTATAGTGGAGCATGACCCACTGGAAGCGGCACCATACTTGTACCCAGGAAGAGACCCAACTCCCTTTGcatatactatatttttaaaagttctgcttGCTTGAGCCCTGCCTTCTACTCCAGCCTCATCTTTTGCCACTTCTCTTCTCTAATCACACTAAACCCTTTGTTCTTCTAAGAAAGCAAACTTGCTGTTTCCTCCATTTGCAGTATCCTCTCCTACTCTTTCTCCACTTGCCCCAAACTACTCCGTATTCCCGTATCTGCATAATATACTCTATTTTTCAAAGGATCTTGCCCAGACAGAGCCTCCAGAAAACTCATAAACCGGACAggtctactgtttttttttttttcttacacatcCCTGTGCTTACCCTGCATCAATAACTTAGTATTTGTCATCATACTTGcctacttatttttctctctactcAAATAAGCTATGAGGTTCTCAAAGGCAAAAATTTGAGTCTGGTTCATTTCTGAGGTCTCAGAAATTAGCCAGAGATCAAACATTGGTtctgatgaataaatgagtaatgAATACAATAACAACAAGAGAAAACTTTTATTGGTATTTTCTATATGTTGTACATTACGGTCCAAACCTTGATCCTTATAACAACATTATAAGATAGACATTATAATATTCCCATTGTAGAGAAAGCCAAAGCACACTGAGGTAAATAACTTGCTCCTCTGCTTACCCAGAATTCTGCACAAACCTTTAACAATGAGCTTACTACACTGTATTAAACACTTTCttatttgggctttttttttggctgcattgagtcttcgttgctgcccgcgggctttctctagttgtggtgagcggaggctactcttcgttgcggtgcatgggcttctcattgcagcggcttctcttgttgcagagcacaggctctaggcatgcaggcttcagtagctgtggcacatgggctcagtatggtgccttgcgggctctagagcgcaggctcagtagttgtggtgcacaggcttatttgctccgcggcatgtgggatcttcctggaccagggatcgaacccatgtcccctgtattggcaggcggattcttaaccactgtgccaccagggaagtcccccttgggtatttttcatatatattcaaAGGTGAGATGTTTGAAGGGCAAGACCATTTACAAATCATTTCTGTGTTCCTGGTACTTAACATAGGACCTGAAAGAAGTTAACAttgagaaaatatatgtgaaataagtgagagactaaataaatgaaagtctctcataattatctattattttttttcccagatgCCCAAAATGAAACTATGGGTGGGACTTGAGCTatccagaagtttatttttttggcttacCAAACTCTTTTCAGGGTCCCAATCCTGCAGGCATCCTGCATCATCAACTCTGACCTTTCCCCCTCAGGACCCTGAGCATGGCCTCCCTGATGGGCTTGGACTTGACATTGTAGATGATGGGGTTGAGCACAGGGGGCACCGGCAGGTACACATAGGCAACAAGGGCATGTACAATGGGGGGCAGGTGCCTCTCAAAACAGTGGATCATGGACATGGTGATACCTGGaataaagaagacaaagatgGCCAGGATATGGGAGACACAGGTGTTGAGGGCCCGATGAGCTCCCTGGGAGAGGCCAGCCCCAGGACTGTGGGCAGGATGAGAGTGTAGGACAGGACAATGAGCAGGGAAACTATGTCCCCAGGGGACAGTACCACGTAGAACCCATAGAGGATGTTTATGGTGATGTCAGCACAGACTCTTCTCATCACGTCAGGATGGAAACAGAATGAATGGGATAAGAGGGTCTTATTAGGGCAGAAGTTCAGACATTTAAGTAGGAATGGCACTGGGAAGAGAGACAGGGTAGCACAGGCCAGCCCCATCCTGATGATGACATTGTTTGTGAggacagctgcatagcacagggggttGGAGATGGCCACAAAGCAGTCAAAAGATATGGCCAGGAGCACTGAGGACTCCACCACAGAGAAGTGGAAGAAGAACATCTGGCCCAGACAGGCATTGAAGCTGATGAGCCAATGGTCAAACCAGAGCCCAGCCAGCGTGGTGGACATTGTGGACAAGGTGAGGCCCACACCGATGAGGGCCAGCATAGACAGGAAGTAGTACATGAGCTGGTACAGGCTGGGGGTCCTCCTCACAGCCAAGAGGATCAGGCAGTTTCCAGTGAGGGCTGCAGTGAACGTGGGGGAGAAGAGGATGGAGATCCAGCCATGAATGGCCTCCAGCCCTGATGCCAATCATTCAGAAAGCAGATGGCTGGAAGAAGAAGATGTTGGCAAAGGACTGGGAAGGGAGCATCCTTGGGGCACGGATGAGTTCTTCAGAAAGAGGGGACCTCTTCAATCTGGGCAGAAAAATAAGACAAGACAAAAGCATTGGGAAAACACCAGCTCTGATATTAGGTGACATGGGTTCACACACAACAGCAAATATGAAATGTGAAAGAGATTGAAAAATGTACTCCATCTAAAAGCAAACTAGAGAATAAGTATAATTTAAACCCACTGACTACAAAAGTAGCATTTCATATGTGAAATGCTGATCTCTTCACATATTGAAGAAAGCagtgctttcttt carries:
- the LOC116757428 gene encoding LOW QUALITY PROTEIN: olfactory receptor 51I2-like (The sequence of the model RefSeq protein was modified relative to this genomic sequence to represent the inferred CDS: inserted 1 base in 1 codon; deleted 2 bases in 1 codon; substituted 1 base at 1 genomic stop codon) yields the protein MLPSWSSGNISFFQPPAFLMIGIPGLEAVHGWISIPFSSMYTAAALTGNCLILLAVRRTPNLHQPMYYFLSILVVTVVGLTLSTMPTTLAVLSFDHXLIGFNACLVQMFFLHSFSMVESSVLLAMSFDHFVAISNPLCYAAVLTNNVIIRMGLAIMACATLSLFPVPFLLKCLNFCPNKTLLSHSFCFHPDVMRRACADITINILYGFYVVLSPGGIDSLLIVLSYTLILPTVLGLASPRELXRALNTCVSHILAIFVFFIPGITMSMIHCFERHLPPIVHALVAYVYLPVPPVLNPIIYNVKSKPIREAMFRVLRGKDQG
- the LOC116757418 gene encoding LOW QUALITY PROTEIN: olfactory receptor 51I2-like (The sequence of the model RefSeq protein was modified relative to this genomic sequence to represent the inferred CDS: inserted 3 bases in 2 codons; substituted 1 base at 1 genomic stop codon) — its product is MLPSQSFANIFFFQPSAFXMIGIXGLEAIHGWISILFSPTFTAALTGNCLILLAVRRTPSLYQLMYYFLSMLALIGVGLTLSTMSTTLAGLWFDHWLISFNACLGQMFFFHFSVVESSVLLAISFDCFVAISNPLCYAAVLTNNVIIRMGLACATLSLFPVPFLLKCLNFCPNKTLLSHSFCFHPDVMRRVCADITINILYGFYVVLSPGDIVSLLIVLSYTLILPTVLGLASPRELXRALNTCVSHILAIFVFFIPGITMSMIHCFERHLPPIVHALVAYVYLPVPPVLNPIIYNVKSKPIREAMLRVLRGKGQS